The genome window TTAAGAAGTTAAAAGAGACTGCAAAATTTGCTTATGCTCCATATTCGAAAATCCAGGTGAGTGCATTACTTTATAGCAGGGACGGGAAAGTTTATACCGGGGTCAATATCGAAAACGGTTCATATTCTTTGACCATCTGTGCCGAACGGGTGGCTCTTTTTAAGGCTCTCTCTGAGGGGGCGAAGGACTTCTCACTGCTTCTACTCTATTCACCCCAACATGATTTCATCATCCCTTGCGGTGCCTGTCTTCAGGTTTTGAGTGAGTTTGTGCCTGAAATTGTCATTGCGACGATGAACCAAAATGAGGAGTTCAAGTTTTTCCCGCTCAAGAACTTGTTAAAAAAACCTTTTAAAATTAGGAGTTAAAATTATGTATTATATTGGGATTCTTATTCGGGACTTGAAGAAAAAGCCCTTCTGTAAACTAATTGAAAATTTAAAAAAATTCGGGTCAAAGCTT of candidate division WOR-3 bacterium contains these proteins:
- the cdd gene encoding cytidine deaminase; its protein translation is MKVAKTLIKKLKETAKFAYAPYSKIQVSALLYSRDGKVYTGVNIENGSYSLTICAERVALFKALSEGAKDFSLLLLYSPQHDFIIPCGACLQVLSEFVPEIVIATMNQNEEFKFFPLKNLLKKPFKIRS